One region of Cheilinus undulatus linkage group 4, ASM1832078v1, whole genome shotgun sequence genomic DNA includes:
- the cdk2ap2 gene encoding cyclin-dependent kinase 2-associated protein 2: MSYKPIAPAPSGSNHTPPGSSVPSPSLPSSSNFRPAFSDFGPPSMGFVQPVKVSQGSTYSELLSVIEEMSREIRPTYAGSKSAMERLKRGIIHARALVRECLAETERSART, from the exons ATGAGTTACAAACCAATTGCACCTGCGCCTTCTGGCTCCAACCACACACCTCCAG GCTCTTCTGTGCCATCTCCATCTCTGCCCTCATCTTCAAACTTCAGGCCAGCTTTCAGCGACTTTGGACCACCTTCCATGGGCTTTGTTCAA CCTGTCAAAGTGTCTCAAGGGTCCACCTACAGCGAGCTTCTGTCTGTCATTGAAGAGATGAGCCGTGAGATAAGGCCAACATACGCAGGGAGCAAGAGTGCCATGGAGAGGCTAAAGAGAG GTATAATCCACGCTCGTGCACTGGTCAGGGAGTGTCTGGCAGAGACGGAGCGAAGTGCCCGCACATAA
- the LOC121508619 gene encoding AH receptor-interacting protein — MEEEARKLLEEGIRKKLLSPGKGELSTFPNGTKVIFHYRTSLCDGTVLDDSRTMGGRSKPMELILGKKFKLAAWERVVITMRQGEISEFTCDTKHTALYPLVSQSLRNISAGKDPLEGQRHCCGIAQIHSHHSLGHKDLDQLQANPQPLVYTIELLEVLPPGTFQLDVWAMTDEEKLQLVPQIHEEGNMLFKQGKITEASGKYYNGIACLKNLQMKEHPGDEAWLKLDHMITPLLLNYCQCKLLQGQYYEVIEHCTSLIFKYEDNVKAFYKRAKAHAAVWNEAEARADFARVLVLDPSLELSVAKELRVMEERIRSKDAEDKGRYRGLFNKTPATATTG, encoded by the exons ATGGAAGAGGAGGCACGCAAGCTTCTCGAGGAAGGAATAAGAAAGAAATTGCTCAGTCCTGGTAAAGGAGAGCTCTCGACTTTTCCAAATGGAACAAAG GTAATTTTCCATTATCGCACCAGCCTGTGTGATGGCACGGTGCTGGATGATTCCAGAACCATGGGAGGACGCAGCAAGCCCATGGAGCTCATCTTGGGCAAAAAATTTAAACTAGCTGCTTGGGAGAGAGTGGTCATCACCATGAGACAAGGCGAAATTTCAGAATTCACCTGTGACACAAAG CACACAGCATTGTACCCGCTTGTGTCCCAGTCCTTAAGAAACATCAGTGCTGGTAAGGACCCCCTGGAAGGGCAGAGACATTGCTGTGGGATTGCTCAGATCCACTCTCATCATTCTCTAGGCCATAAGGACTTGGATCAGCTTCAGGCCAATCCACAGCCTCTTGTCTACACTATTGAGCTGCTGGAG GTTCTGCCTCCAGGAACTTTCCAGCTCGATGTTTGGGCGATGACAGATGAAGAGAAACTCCAGCTGGTGCCACAGATCCATGAGGAGGGAAACATGCTTTTCAAACAGGGCAAAATTACGGAAGCCTCGGGGAAGTACTACAACGGCATTGCCTGCCTGAAAAACCTACAAATGAAG GAGCATCCTGGAGATGAAGCGTGGCTCAAGTTGGACCATATGATCACACCCCTGCTCCTTAACTACTGCCAGTGCAAGCTGCTACAGGGCCAGTACTACGAAGTCATTGAACACTGCACATCTTTGATCTTCAAATATGAGG ACAATGTGAAGGCCTTCTATAAGCGAGCTAAGGCCCACGCTGCAGTGTGGAACGAGGCAGAGGCTCGGGCAGACTTTGCCAGGGTGCTGGTGCTGGATCCGTCGCTGGAGCTGTCTGTTGCCAAAGAGCTGAGGGTCATGGAGGAGAGGATCCGCTCAAAAGATGCGGAGGACAAGGGTCGTTACAGAGGGCTATTCAACAAAACGCCTGCCACTGCCACTACA GGTTGA
- the LOC121507758 gene encoding 5-hydroxytryptamine receptor 4: MDNRSAGLLEDANTSLQSELPSCHTLRNQASQIFLYAFLSVGIVCTVVGNFLVVLSIAYFKQLQSPTNSFVMSLAVADCLVGLVVMPYSMIRTVEGCWYFGVLFCGLHSSLDVMLCTASIFHLSCIAFDRYYAVCNPLVYSLKMSRNNVALLIVVCWAVPMLISFGPIMLNLHIAGVNIVLPNDVCVFLVNRVYAVMASLVAFHLPMVIMLIAYWKIFKAAKRQAMQISAMESQMAGGVGKDSSKKQRHRNTIKREKKAAKTLGIIMGVFLLFWMPFFTVNIVDPFIDYSTEVIVWDIFLWLGYINSSLNPFLYAFFNRSFRRAFLMFIGCRVCLPGSSPGMELSQTRKEKNERADK; encoded by the coding sequence ATGGATAACAGAAGCGCGGGACTGCTTGAAGATGCCAACACATCTCTTCAGAGTGAGCTTCCCTCCTGTCATACACTGAGGAACCAGGCCTCTCAAATTTTCCTGTATGCCTTCCTTTCTGTTGGCATTGTCTGCACAGTGGTGGGCAACTTTCTTGTGGTCCTGTCCATTGCGTACTTCAAGCAGTTGCAGTCACCCACAAACTCCTTTGTCATGTCCCTGGCAGTGGCTGACTGCCTTGTTGGACTGGTGGTGATGCCTTATAGTATGATTCGGACTGTAGAGGGATGTTGGTACTTTGGTGTCCTTTTTTGTGGGCTTCACTCCAGCTTGGATGTCATGCTGTGCACAGCATCCATATTCCATCTCAGCTGTATCGCCTTTGACCGCTACTATGCTGTCTGCAACCCCCTTGTGTACTCTTTAAAGATGTCTCGCAATAATGTTGCTCTCCTAATTGTAGTCTGTTGGGCTGTTCCCATGCTTATTTCCTTTGGCCCTATCATGCTTAATCTCCATATTGCAGGTGTCAACATTGTGCTCCCTAATGATGTATGTGTGTTCTTGGTTAATCGAGTTTACGCTGTCATGGCTTCCTTGGTAGCTTTTCATTTACCAATGGTTATCATGCTAATAGCCTACTGGAAGATCTTCAAAGCAGCCAAACGGCAGGCCATGCAGATCAGCGCAATGGAAAGCCAGATGGCTGGTGGAGTGGGCAAAGACTCGAGTAAGAAACAAAGACACCGAAACACCATAAAGAGGGAAAAGAAGGCAGCAAAAACTTTGGGTATCATCATGGGAGTTTTCCTTCTCTTCTGGATGCCCTTCTTTACTGTCAACATTGTTGACCCCTTCATTGACTACAGCACAGAGGTGATTGTCTGGGACATATTTTTGTGGCTGGGATACATCAACTCATCTCTGAACCCCTTTCTGTATGCTTTCTTCAACCGCTCCTTCCGTCGGGCTTTTCTCATGTTCATAGGCTGCAGGGTCTGCCTACCTGGATCCTCCCCTGGGATGGAGCTGTCACAGACCAGGAAGGAGAAAAATGAACGTgcagataaatga